The following are encoded together in the Triticum dicoccoides isolate Atlit2015 ecotype Zavitan chromosome 6B, WEW_v2.0, whole genome shotgun sequence genome:
- the LOC119322935 gene encoding ferredoxin--nitrite reductase, chloroplastic — protein MASSASLQSFLPPSAHVATSSSRHRPNRARPFQCAAVSAPSSSAASPSASAVPAERLEPRVEQREGGYWVLKEKYRTSLNPQEKVKLGKEPMALFTEGGIKDLAKLPMEQIDADKLTKEDVDVRLKWLGLFHRRKQQYGRFMMRLKLPNGVTTSEQTRYLASVIEKYGKEGCADVTTRQNWQIRGVTLPDVPEILDGLRSVGLTSLQSGMDNVRNPVGSPLAGIDPLEIVDTRPYTNLLSSYITNNSEGNLAITNLPRKWNVCVIGTHDLYEHPHINDLAYMPAEKDGKFGFNLLVGGFISPKRWGEALPLDAWVPGDDIIPVCKAVLEAFRDLGTRGNRQKTRMMWLIDELGMEAFRSEIEKRMPNGVLERAAAEDLIDKKWERRDYLGVHPQKQEGLSFVGLHVPVGRLQAADMFELARLADEYGSGELRLTVEQNIVLPNVKNEKVEALLAEPLLQKFSAHPSLLMKGLVACTGNQFCGQAIIETKARALQVTRDVEARVSVPKAVRMHWTGCPNSCAQVQVADIGFMGCLTKNSSGKIVEAADIFVGGRVGSDSHLTGVYKKAVPCEDLVPIVADLLVERFGAVPREREEDEE, from the exons ATGGCTTCCTCGGCCTCCCTGCAGAGCTTCCTCCCGCCCTCGGCCCACGTGGCCACGTCGTCGTCCCGGCACCGGCCCAACCGCGCCCGCCCCTTCCAGTGCGCGGCCGTCTCCGCGCCGTCGTCGTCGGCCGCCTCGCCGTCGGCCTCGGCCGTCCCGGCGGAGCGGCTGGAGCCGCGGGTGGAGCAGCGGGAGGGCGGCTACTGGGTGCTCAAGGAGAAGTACCGCACCAGCCTGAACCCGCAGGAGAAGGTGAAGCTGGGCAAGGAGCCCATGGCGCTCTTCACGGAGGGCGGCATCAAGGACCTAGCCAAGCTCCCCATGGAGCAGATCGACGCCGACAAGCTCACCAAGGAGGACGTCGACGTGCGGCTCAAGTGGCTCGGCCTCTTCCACCGCCGCAAGCAGCAGT atgGGCGGTTCATGATGCGGCTGAAGCTGCCCAACGGCGTGACGACGAGCGAGCAGACGAGGTACCTAGCGAGCGTGATCGAGAAGTACGGCAAGGAGGGCTGCGCCGACGTGACGACCCGGCAGAACTGGCAGATCCGCGGCGTGACGCTGCCGGACGTGCCGGAGATCCTGGACGGGCTCCGCTCCGTCGGCCTCACCAGCCTGCAGAGCGGCATGGACAACGTGCGCAACCCCGTCGGCAGCCCGCTCGCCGGCATCGACCCCCTCGAGATCGTCGACACGCGCCCCTACACCAACCTCCTCTCCTCCTACATCACCAACAACTCTGAGGGCAACCTCGCCATCACCAACCT TCCTAGGAAGTGGAACGTGTGCGTGATCGGCACCCACGATCTGTACGAGCACCCGCACATCAACGACCTGGCGTACATGCCGGCCGAGAAGGACGGCAAGTTCGGGTTCAACCTGCTGGTGGGCGGGTTCATCAGCCCCAAGAGGTGGGGCGAGGCCCTGCCGCTCGACGCCTGGGTCCCCGGCGACGACATCATCCCGGTCTGCAAGGCCGTCCTCGAGGCGTTCCGCGACCTCGGTACCAGGGGCAACCGCCAGAAGACGCGCATGATGTGGCTCATCGACGAGCTC GGGATGGAGGCGTTCCGGTCGGAGATCGAGAAGAGGATGCCGAACGGCGTGctggagcgcgcggcggccgaggaCCTGATCGACAAGAAGTGGGAGCGGCGTGACTACCTCGGCGTGCACCCGCAGAAGCAGGAGGGTCTCTCCTTCGTCGGCCTGCACGTGCCCGTCGGCCGGCTGCAGGCCGCCGACATGTTCGAGCTGGCCCGTCTCGCCGACGAGtacggctccggcgagctccgcctcaCCGTGGAGCAGAACATCGTGCTCCCCAACGTGAAGAACGAGAAGGTGGAGGCGCTGCTCGCCGAGCCGCTGCTGCAGAAGTTCTCGGCGCACCCGTCGCTGCTGATGAAGGGGCTGGTGGCGTGCACGGGCAACCAGTTCTGCGGGCAGGCCATCATCGAGACCAAGGCGCGGGCGCTGCAGGTGACGCGCGACGTGGAGGCGCGCGTGTCCGTGCCCAAGGCGGTGCGCATGCACTGGACAGGGTGCCCCAACAGCTGCGCGCAGGTGCAGGTGGCCGACATCGGCTTCATGGGCTGCCTCACCAAGAACAGCAGCGGCAAGATCGTCGAGGCGGCGGACATCTTCGTCGGCGGCCGCGTCGGCAGCGACTCGCACCTCACGGGGGTGTACAAGAAGGCGGTGCCGTGCGAGGACCTGGTGCCCATCGTCGCCGACCTCCTGGTGGAGCGGTTCGGGGCCGTgcccagggagagggaggaggacgaggagtag
- the LOC119326500 gene encoding protein DCL, chloroplastic-like, translated as MQFPPSPARPMAAAVSASVPAVSCLRLVLPGFSGLVHASLLSSRGRARGVAVRSGAAPPDPAAMLRRPAAATTAAEEREADADASLGSPVDDEPPEEGRRRGPEREWVDWEDLILEDTVPLVGFVRMILHSGKYSSGERLSPEHEKAILERLLPYHPQCKKKIGCGIDYITLGLHPEFENSRCLFIVRTDGEQVDFSFWKCIKGLIREKYPLYADSFILRHFRRRQDY; from the exons ATGCAGTTCCCCCCGTCGCCCGCGCGCCCCATGGCCGCGGCCGTCTCGGCCTCCGTGCCCGCCGTGTCCTGCCTGCGACTCGTCCTCCCCGGCTTTAGCGGCCTCGTTCACGCCTCCCTACTCTCGAGCCGCGGCCGCGCCCGCGGGGTGGCGGTGAGGTCGGGCGCAGCCCCGCCCGACCCGGCGGCCATGCTGCGccggccggccgccgccacgaCAGCCGCGGAGGAGCGGGAGGCCGACGCGGACGCCTCACTGGGCTCTCCGGTGGACGACGAGCCGCCCGAGGAGGGGCGGAGGAGGGGGCCCGAGAGGGAGTGGGTGGACTGGGAGGACCTCATCCTCGAGGACACCGTGCCCCTCGTCGGCTTCGTGCGGATGATACTCCACTCCGGCAA GTACTCAAGTGGTGAGCGGTTGAGTCCTGAACATGAAAAGGCAATTCTTGAACGATTGCTTCCATACCATCCACAATGTAAGAAGAAAATTGGATGTGGTATCGACTACATCACG ctaGGGTTGCATCCAGAATTCGAGAACTCAAGGTGTTTGTTTATAGTTAGGACGGACGGCGAGCAGGTCGATTTTTCTTTCTGGAAGTGCATCAAGGGCCTGATAAGAGAAAAGTACCCATTGTACGCGGACAGTTTCATTCTCAGACATTTCCGCCGGAGGCAGGACTACTGA